Proteins co-encoded in one Marinomonas sp. IMCC 4694 genomic window:
- a CDS encoding ammonium transporter — MTPLNSAVETLVSSSNTLFILLGAIMVFAMHAGFAFLEVGTVRHKNQVNALVKIMTDFAISALVYFFVGYHIAYGVSFFDSAAVLSQENGYSLVKFFFLMTFAAAIPAIISGGVAERAKFYPMLISAAMIVGVAYPFFEGIVWNGNYGIQDWLSTEFGAPFHDFAGSVVVHAFGGWVALAAIILLGTRNGRFRNGRLVAFAPSNIPFLALGAWILCIGWFGFNVMSAQTLDGVSGLVAVNSLMAMVGGIITAMIFGKNDPGFIHNGPLAGLVAICAGSDIMHPIGALATGALAGAIFTVLFTLIQQKFKHTDDVLGVWPLHGVCGAWGGIAAGIFGSEAMGGLGGVSLVSQLIGSLAGMVIALVSGFIVYGLVKSVSGLRLSEEDEFNGADLSIHKIGSTGKE, encoded by the coding sequence GTGACCCCCTTAAACAGTGCAGTGGAAACGCTGGTTTCCAGTTCAAATACGTTATTTATACTGCTTGGCGCCATTATGGTGTTTGCCATGCATGCTGGATTTGCTTTTTTAGAAGTCGGCACAGTACGACATAAAAACCAAGTCAATGCCTTGGTTAAGATTATGACCGATTTTGCCATCTCAGCTTTGGTCTATTTTTTTGTAGGTTATCATATTGCCTATGGCGTTTCTTTTTTCGACAGCGCGGCTGTACTGTCTCAAGAGAACGGTTACAGCTTGGTTAAGTTTTTCTTTTTGATGACGTTTGCCGCTGCCATTCCGGCCATCATTTCAGGAGGCGTAGCCGAACGTGCGAAATTTTACCCTATGCTCATTTCAGCCGCGATGATTGTTGGTGTTGCTTATCCTTTTTTTGAAGGGATTGTCTGGAACGGTAACTACGGCATACAAGATTGGCTCAGTACCGAATTTGGCGCCCCTTTTCATGATTTTGCTGGCTCTGTGGTGGTACATGCCTTTGGCGGCTGGGTCGCACTTGCTGCTATTATTTTACTAGGGACACGTAACGGACGCTTTAGAAACGGTAGGCTCGTGGCATTCGCTCCATCTAATATTCCATTCCTCGCCTTGGGAGCATGGATTCTTTGTATTGGCTGGTTCGGATTCAACGTAATGTCTGCACAAACCCTAGATGGCGTCAGCGGCCTTGTCGCAGTCAATTCTCTGATGGCAATGGTTGGCGGAATCATCACCGCGATGATATTCGGAAAAAATGACCCTGGCTTTATCCACAATGGCCCCTTAGCGGGACTGGTTGCAATCTGTGCAGGGTCCGACATCATGCACCCAATTGGAGCACTTGCAACCGGCGCGCTGGCTGGCGCCATTTTTACGGTGTTATTTACCCTGATTCAGCAGAAATTCAAGCATACTGATGACGTTCTTGGTGTTTGGCCGTTACATGGCGTGTGTGGTGCTTGGGGTGGCATTGCGGCAGGTATTTTTGGGTCTGAGGCAATGGGCGGCTTAGGTGGCGTTAGCCTTGTCTCTCAGTTGATCGGAAGTCTCGCAGGCATGGTTATCGCACTGGTCAGTGGCTTCATTGTTTATGGTCTCGTTAAGTCGGTCAGTGGATTACGCTTAAGTGAAGAAGACGAATTTAATGGTGCCGATTTATCCATCCATAAAATTGGCTCAACAGGCAAAGAATAA
- a CDS encoding porin encodes MKKTIIAIAVSSAAFASLPAQAAEGSSVDVYGNIQFAYSDKDAGTDLEDNGSTIGVKGETKVSDDLTAFFKYELEFKADQTEGRDSNNTKGYNESKLDQAFVGLQGNFGIVQIGSFDTIYNNAIQDTVDQFEYLGMTSADGTSEGDTITYFSPSMNGFEVQVAAQVKGDTTSTDNIDDEEDGASLMGVLKYSTDLVSVALGYDTRENTSTDPKATTGLAVTVMPMDSLSVTAKYETTEDTQDIYGLAARYGYGAGDVYASYQNINPDAAGSEDYNEYAAGVTYSLASNVYVFGEVGKFENASNSDTDTQTAVGVYYGF; translated from the coding sequence CTCAGGCAGCAGAAGGTTCTTCAGTTGATGTTTACGGTAACATTCAGTTTGCCTATTCAGACAAAGACGCTGGAACAGATCTTGAAGACAATGGTTCTACGATTGGTGTGAAAGGCGAAACTAAAGTCAGCGACGATTTAACGGCTTTTTTCAAATATGAGCTTGAGTTTAAAGCCGATCAAACAGAAGGTCGTGATAGTAACAATACTAAGGGTTACAATGAGTCAAAGCTTGATCAAGCCTTTGTTGGTTTGCAAGGTAACTTTGGTATAGTGCAAATCGGTTCTTTTGACACCATTTACAACAACGCAATTCAAGATACTGTTGATCAATTTGAATACCTAGGCATGACCAGTGCCGATGGCACATCTGAAGGCGATACTATTACTTACTTCTCTCCATCAATGAATGGTTTTGAAGTCCAAGTTGCTGCTCAAGTAAAAGGCGATACTACTTCTACAGACAATATCGATGATGAAGAAGACGGTGCCTCTCTAATGGGTGTTCTTAAGTATTCAACTGACCTCGTGTCTGTTGCATTGGGTTACGATACTCGTGAAAACACATCAACCGATCCTAAAGCTACAACAGGTTTGGCGGTAACGGTGATGCCAATGGATAGCCTCTCAGTGACGGCTAAATACGAAACCACAGAAGATACACAAGACATCTACGGTCTAGCGGCTCGTTATGGTTACGGTGCGGGCGATGTTTATGCTTCTTATCAAAACATCAATCCTGATGCTGCAGGATCTGAGGACTACAATGAATACGCGGCTGGTGTGACGTACAGTCTGGCATCTAATGTCTATGTATTCGGTGAAGTAGGTAAATTTGAAAATGCTTCAAACAGCGACACTGATACTCAAACTGCAGTTGGTGTTTACTACGGTTTCTAA
- a CDS encoding glutathione S-transferase — MLPILYSFRRCPYAIRARYTLAVLKVPVYLREVALKSKPAALLALGGRSSVPQLIDADGCRYPESMDIMLWALSKSKEVEPKQLLWPLESRTRLKMQLWIQYNDRFFKYWLDRYKYADRYPEHTEAYYRRKAEGFLQRLERRLSQGAFLFGDFISLADIAIFPFVRQCAAVNQAWFDGSKYEFVRLWLAYFVSSDVFQSVVMIKNTTWQTDDEDIIFPVTQVALQ; from the coding sequence GTGTTGCCTATTCTGTATTCGTTCAGGCGTTGCCCGTATGCTATAAGAGCGAGATATACATTGGCTGTATTAAAAGTGCCTGTTTATTTGCGGGAAGTTGCGTTGAAATCAAAGCCAGCGGCCTTGTTGGCATTGGGTGGTCGATCCAGTGTCCCTCAGCTTATTGACGCCGATGGATGCCGTTACCCTGAAAGTATGGATATTATGTTGTGGGCGCTGTCTAAGAGCAAAGAAGTTGAACCAAAGCAGTTGCTATGGCCTCTTGAGTCCAGAACACGCCTCAAAATGCAGTTATGGATTCAGTATAACGATCGATTTTTTAAATATTGGTTGGATCGATATAAATACGCTGACCGGTATCCTGAACACACCGAGGCATATTATCGGCGTAAGGCGGAAGGCTTTTTACAACGGTTAGAAAGGCGGTTATCACAGGGCGCATTTTTATTTGGTGATTTTATAAGTCTGGCTGATATCGCGATTTTCCCCTTTGTTCGACAATGCGCTGCGGTAAATCAAGCATGGTTTGATGGATCGAAGTATGAATTTGTAAGGTTATGGTTAGCTTACTTTGTGAGTTCTGATGTCTTTCAATCTGTGGTGATGATCAAAAATACCACTTGGCAAACAGACGATGAGGACATCATCTTCCCTGTTACTCAAGTGGCATTACAGTAA
- a CDS encoding transposase — protein sequence MNATTPQQIMQRWQIVQGQLIPALHQEIGLLTPKLEKLIHILEWSRIEEFVTRFSYRTGRPPHELAWLANAFVAKVVLGLTTTVHLIERLNMDKALQRICGFPLHKKLPSASTFSRAFETFAKDKLAERAHEVLIKMHFGDRLIGHISRDGTAIKVRERPQKIDKVDTDKPKLKGRPRKDKDENRPIKFNVARQRTQCLEEMLKEIPVDCRRGTKCNAQGYKNSWNGYKLHLDIADCGVPISALLSSASMHDSRAAIPLSHISAARVTNLYDLMDAAYCSIDLHEHSRELGHVPLIDHNPRGGEKEGFEPADTVRYRERSGAERANGRLKDEFGGRHIWVRGEVKVMSHLMFGILVLSVDQLLRLRQ from the coding sequence ATGAATGCTACGACGCCCCAACAAATAATGCAACGCTGGCAAATCGTTCAAGGCCAATTGATTCCTGCTTTACACCAAGAAATAGGCTTGTTGACCCCAAAACTTGAAAAACTGATTCATATCTTGGAATGGTCTCGCATCGAAGAGTTTGTGACACGTTTTTCGTATCGGACGGGGCGTCCTCCCCATGAACTCGCTTGGTTAGCCAACGCGTTTGTTGCCAAGGTAGTGCTTGGGCTTACCACCACGGTGCATCTAATAGAACGCCTAAACATGGACAAAGCATTACAGCGAATCTGTGGATTTCCGCTTCATAAGAAACTGCCCTCAGCCTCGACTTTTTCTCGTGCGTTCGAGACGTTTGCCAAAGATAAGTTGGCCGAACGTGCCCACGAGGTGCTGATCAAAATGCACTTTGGAGATCGTCTCATTGGGCATATCAGCCGAGACGGGACGGCGATTAAGGTGAGAGAACGTCCACAAAAGATCGACAAAGTGGACACGGATAAACCTAAGCTTAAAGGGCGGCCCCGCAAGGACAAAGATGAAAACCGCCCGATCAAATTCAATGTGGCACGGCAACGTACCCAATGCCTAGAAGAGATGCTTAAAGAGATCCCGGTTGATTGCCGTCGTGGCACAAAATGCAATGCTCAAGGCTATAAAAACAGCTGGAATGGCTACAAACTGCATCTAGACATTGCAGACTGTGGCGTCCCCATCTCCGCTTTGCTGTCCTCAGCCTCCATGCATGACAGCCGTGCCGCCATCCCTCTGTCTCACATCAGTGCGGCGAGGGTGACCAACCTTTATGATCTGATGGACGCCGCCTACTGCAGTATTGACCTGCATGAGCACAGTAGAGAGTTAGGGCATGTGCCCCTGATAGATCACAACCCCAGAGGGGGCGAGAAAGAAGGATTTGAACCCGCCGATACGGTGCGTTATCGGGAACGTTCGGGCGCAGAACGAGCCAATGGCCGACTCAAGGATGAGTTCGGAGGTCGACACATCTGGGTACGTGGTGAGGTAAAAGTCATGAGTCACCTGATGTTTGGCATTTTAGTACTGAGTGTCGATCAACTGCTTCGACTGCGGCAATAA
- a CDS encoding DTW domain-containing protein translates to MNIWLLTHSEEIKKTTGTGTLVKEILNDDCHLMVWSRVEPNAAVLRLSPLDTVLIYPHMTHCTKAVSVAIKAIKNVLILDGTWQQARKMYNQSPYLQRFDHYEIQGLRSAYSKRRNQKDTGLCTAEVAIHILMEQQHPAAPALADRFAEFNQSP, encoded by the coding sequence ATGAACATTTGGCTTTTAACCCACAGTGAAGAAATCAAAAAAACAACGGGCACCGGCACACTGGTGAAAGAGATACTCAATGACGACTGTCACCTGATGGTTTGGTCACGGGTAGAACCCAACGCAGCGGTGCTGCGACTTTCCCCCTTGGATACCGTACTTATTTACCCCCATATGACACACTGCACCAAAGCCGTTAGCGTCGCAATTAAAGCAATTAAAAACGTGTTGATACTTGATGGTACTTGGCAGCAAGCACGCAAAATGTACAATCAATCCCCTTATCTTCAACGCTTTGATCACTATGAAATACAGGGGCTTCGTTCGGCTTACAGTAAACGACGTAATCAGAAAGACACTGGGTTGTGCACAGCAGAGGTCGCCATCCACATATTAATGGAACAACAACACCCCGCCGCACCGGCATTAGCGGATCGATTTGCCGAGTTCAATCAGTCACCTTAA
- a CDS encoding outer membrane protein assembly factor BamD, which produces MGFHHTLLRFSGIVSFSLLVVACSSKPVQAPDLPERTYYDKAQQALENNLPSTAIKHLKDLDSRYPFGEFSTRAELDLMYAQMEASEFIGAHASAERFIKNHPEHESLDYAYYMRALSTYKGAESLTSRYLGLDPSERDSKELAKAFNELADLTVRFPNSAYAPDSKARMYYLRNMVARHELQVAYYYLKRKAPLSALRRSQEVILSYPSSDSVEEALAINIQSYNDLQQIDLAQQNLEILKQNFPASSYIDANGDFIALSLPSDADPGFLYWVSFGLIN; this is translated from the coding sequence ATGGGATTCCATCACACGCTGCTCCGTTTCTCTGGAATAGTAAGTTTTTCTTTGCTTGTTGTTGCCTGCTCAAGCAAGCCGGTACAAGCTCCTGACTTACCAGAACGCACTTACTACGACAAAGCCCAGCAAGCTCTAGAAAACAACCTTCCTTCCACGGCCATAAAACATCTTAAAGACCTAGATTCACGCTATCCCTTTGGTGAATTCAGTACGCGCGCTGAATTAGATTTAATGTACGCTCAAATGGAAGCCAGCGAGTTTATCGGAGCGCATGCATCGGCCGAGCGATTTATTAAAAACCACCCAGAACACGAATCACTGGATTACGCTTATTACATGCGAGCGCTATCAACTTACAAAGGTGCGGAAAGCTTAACGTCTCGCTACTTAGGTCTAGACCCAAGCGAACGAGACTCAAAGGAACTTGCCAAGGCGTTTAACGAACTTGCTGATCTTACTGTGCGCTTTCCGAACAGCGCTTATGCTCCAGACAGCAAGGCCCGAATGTATTACCTTCGAAACATGGTCGCGCGCCACGAACTGCAAGTAGCTTATTATTACTTAAAAAGAAAAGCGCCCCTATCCGCTTTACGACGCAGCCAAGAAGTCATTCTGAGTTACCCCAGCTCGGACTCCGTAGAAGAAGCCCTAGCTATTAACATTCAATCTTACAACGATCTACAGCAAATCGATCTGGCGCAACAAAACCTAGAGATTCTAAAGCAAAACTTTCCTGCTTCATCGTATATCGATGCCAACGGAGATTTTATTGCCCTCAGTCTACCGAGCGACGCTGACCCAGGCTTTTTATATTGGGTGAGCTTTGGCCTGATTAACTAA
- a CDS encoding fumarylacetoacetate hydrolase family protein — translation MKNIVSEQARVYLPVVDSDQVFPVGRVYCVGRNYAEHAREMGDDPDRDPPFFFAKDASCVVPAALSQTTNIAYPMASTQFEYEVELVVALGKGGKNLTLEQAAEAVLGYAVGLDMTRRDLQGQAKKKGRPWEVGKSFDESAPVGPVFLKTDTLTKHLADANIGLKVNDELKQKSRISNLTWSIEEVICKLSDVFELRAGDLIMTGTPENVGPVLVGDEMLAWVEHLGDIRIKVTD, via the coding sequence GTGAAAAATATCGTATCAGAACAAGCGCGTGTGTATTTGCCTGTTGTTGATAGTGATCAGGTGTTTCCGGTTGGTCGAGTGTATTGCGTTGGACGAAATTACGCAGAACATGCGAGAGAAATGGGGGATGATCCGGACAGAGATCCGCCGTTCTTTTTCGCTAAAGACGCTTCGTGTGTTGTGCCCGCTGCGTTGTCACAGACGACAAATATTGCTTACCCTATGGCGTCGACGCAGTTTGAATACGAGGTAGAGTTGGTGGTTGCTTTAGGTAAAGGCGGTAAAAATTTGACTTTAGAGCAAGCGGCTGAGGCGGTCTTAGGTTATGCCGTTGGCTTGGATATGACGCGACGAGATCTACAAGGTCAAGCAAAGAAAAAAGGGCGTCCTTGGGAAGTGGGTAAATCGTTTGATGAATCCGCACCAGTTGGACCTGTTTTTTTAAAAACAGATACGCTCACTAAACATCTTGCTGATGCGAACATTGGACTGAAAGTGAATGACGAGCTTAAACAAAAGAGCCGAATTTCTAATCTTACATGGTCAATCGAAGAGGTGATTTGCAAGTTATCTGACGTGTTTGAACTGCGAGCAGGGGATTTAATTATGACAGGTACACCGGAAAATGTGGGTCCTGTGTTAGTCGGTGATGAGATGCTGGCATGGGTAGAGCATTTGGGTGATATTCGTATTAAGGTGACTGATTGA
- a CDS encoding cupin domain-containing protein: MLNMDLTQSILINTKAEPWQRSPMAGVLRKPLAREDAEQGHATSIVRYEAGSAFRSHSHPLGEEILVLDGVFSDEQGDYSAGHYFRNPPGSSHAPYSTSGCLLLVKLHQFQPDDTNHICLETPTIWGSKVTKTSLLYEFRTERVWLVRIKNNENTLETLDLDNSVEVFVLSGEAQYNGKSLTAGTWLREPAFDPTHWRVSSDCFVWLKTGHF, from the coding sequence ATGTTGAATATGGATTTGACTCAGTCCATCTTAATAAATACGAAAGCAGAACCCTGGCAACGAAGCCCAATGGCGGGTGTGCTTAGAAAGCCACTAGCTCGTGAAGATGCAGAACAAGGCCATGCGACCAGTATTGTGCGCTACGAGGCCGGATCGGCGTTTCGATCGCACTCTCATCCTTTGGGTGAAGAGATATTGGTGTTAGACGGTGTTTTTTCAGATGAGCAGGGTGATTATTCCGCAGGACATTATTTTCGCAACCCTCCAGGTAGTTCTCATGCGCCTTACAGTACGAGTGGTTGTCTGTTGCTGGTAAAGCTTCATCAGTTTCAACCTGATGACACAAATCACATTTGCCTAGAAACGCCAACCATTTGGGGCTCTAAGGTGACAAAGACTTCGTTGCTTTATGAATTTCGCACTGAGCGCGTGTGGTTGGTTAGAATCAAAAATAATGAAAATACCTTGGAGACATTGGACCTAGATAACTCAGTTGAGGTATTTGTACTATCCGGTGAGGCCCAATACAATGGTAAGTCATTAACTGCGGGTACTTGGTTGCGTGAGCCCGCTTTTGATCCGACGCATTGGCGTGTCTCGTCAGACTGTTTTGTTTGGCTTAAGACCGGACATTTTTAA